Proteins encoded together in one Ferroglobus placidus DSM 10642 window:
- a CDS encoding Ig-like domain-containing protein, with protein sequence MERSESGAIPLIILIFLAVAGAVGTAAVAAHAGLAAEKNPAAAISFIEPSDTSKAIIVRHTGGDSIKYSDLSLTIMTADGTVLQTIPATDPGLIVEDVKDRLRFDPGDQIVIPSSLLKRGGMLTFSLVYGPTKATVAESKPVKVEASPATPTPSTTPTPTPTPSPTPTPAPTPTPTPTPTPTPTPTPAPDNPPTVKITSPHDGYVCITHSNACRMKIVADASDDKGIWRVEFYADGHPIGKDRHSPYDTTIALTVGTHTIRAVAVDTAGQTAEDTVTVTVKRIHCSLGEPCPPEIPCPPCKPGEPCKPICPHPLGGKSNCCCYAGELRDEDHGKCRRDHDNKDHETKLNCCCYAGELRDKDHCECWQHHDNKDQED encoded by the coding sequence ATGGAGAGGAGTGAATCCGGAGCAATCCCTCTAATTATTCTAATCTTTCTAGCAGTGGCTGGTGCTGTCGGTACTGCAGCCGTTGCCGCACATGCCGGTCTGGCGGCTGAGAAAAACCCTGCTGCAGCCATTTCTTTCATCGAACCCTCAGACACATCGAAGGCCATAATCGTAAGGCATACTGGCGGAGATTCGATAAAGTACAGCGATCTTTCCCTTACCATTATGACAGCTGACGGAACAGTACTCCAGACAATTCCTGCAACCGATCCGGGGCTTATCGTAGAGGATGTTAAGGACAGGCTGAGGTTTGATCCTGGAGACCAGATAGTTATACCATCGAGTCTGCTTAAGAGGGGAGGAATGCTGACGTTCAGCCTGGTTTACGGGCCCACAAAAGCAACTGTGGCTGAAAGCAAACCCGTGAAAGTTGAAGCTTCTCCAGCTACTCCTACCCCGTCAACGACTCCAACACCCACTCCTACCCCGTCACCGACTCCGACGCCTGCTCCTACTCCAACTCCAACACCTACACCAACTCCAACACCGACTCCGACTCCAGCCCCAGACAACCCACCAACAGTCAAGATAACCTCCCCACATGATGGATACGTCTGTATAACCCACTCAAACGCCTGTAGGATGAAAATTGTGGCTGATGCAAGCGATGATAAAGGAATCTGGAGAGTTGAGTTCTATGCTGATGGCCACCCCATTGGAAAAGACCGTCATTCTCCATACGATACAACAATAGCTCTCACGGTTGGAACGCACACAATCAGAGCTGTTGCAGTTGATACAGCAGGACAGACAGCTGAAGACACCGTTACCGTGACCGTAAAAAGGATTCATTGCTCACTTGGCGAACCTTGTCCACCTGAAATACCCTGTCCACCCTGCAAACCTGGCGAACCCTGCAAACCCATTTGTCCGCATCCTTTAGGAGGGAAATCGAACTGCTGCTGCTATGCAGGGGAGTTACGAGATGAGGATCACGGCAAATGCCGGAGAGATCACGATAACAAAGACCATGAAACTAAACTGAACTGCTGCTGCTATGCAGGGGAGTTACGAGATAAAGATCACTGTGAATGCTGGCAACATCACGATAACAAAGACCAGGAAGATTGA